The DNA region TTTACGCGGTCCGCCACACAGAGGGGTGGGAGACGCTCTCACccaaacacagagagaagatCCTCGCAGGTAGGAAAGGATGCGTGCGGCATTAGCCGCCTGTTTTTCAGGCACACAGAGGGCTCACACTGCAGTGTCTGTTTGGatgtatgttgtttttttccctctaaCCCAGCCTAGTGCTGTGACTGAAGCTCTGCATCAGTAGAGATGAACCAAAGCCCTTGTTGGAGCATATTGCCTgttttctgcttctctttggAAGCAGCTGCCAGCCACTACTtactcatttgtttgtgtttgtgtgggttttttaCAGTTTAACTTGATCTTTTTAAATCTGTCTTAATGGATGTGTATACAGTAACAACATATATGCACCATGATTGAGGCTGGATTTTAGTCTTCCTGGGTCAGCACATGATTAAACTCCTCCACAAATACACAGAATATCTTGCTCCCTGTTGAGCCATTAACGTGTGGATGTGCACTACCTTAAAAATGCTGGTTCTGTGTGCCTTATATTGCTAGATTTCATCCCAGAGTATTTGGATTCTAGGTTTCACATAGATGAGTAATGCAGggattaaagtaataaaattgAGTGTAGAGTAAATAAATTTGCCAGTGCTTTGTTTAAAATGGTGCTCAGctgttcattcatttcattgctTTCCTGTGGTGAAAGCATAAACACTGGGTGTGGAAACGGCAATTTGTGAATGAAAGTAATAGCTTCTTTGGCTCTTGATGAAGGACTTCCTTAAAGATTGCTGCAGCCCTTGATCTGTGTTATGCCCTCATCTGTGTTTCACAGGCATCTTGCCTGTAGACTTGTGGTGatttttgtgttgtattttatcTTGTTTTGACAGATGCTATTGATAAAGGTGACAATAGAAGACTTGGTAAAAAGCCAGTATTCACTAGCTCCCAGGTAATTTAAGTATTTAACTTTTCCTTTtggtttttccctttttttatttaaaaaaatagtttgGAAATCCATTTAGTTTATGATTAGACTCTGTGGCCATCACATGCCACATTTCATAAATGGCCTCTCACAACAGTATGCTATGAAATGAGCAGTGAACTATCTCTGAACCGATTTCTAGCAAACACATAAGTCTGGTTGTGCTGACGTAGAGATAGACCGGGAGTATTTAAACTATGAGACCTGAGGAATTGTTAAAGATCTCTGGATAGAATCAGAGCACTTAGTGACTTATTGTAGGAACATACAGTATTCTACAGCCAGTAAAGGGCTATAAGGAATTTTCATGTTGATTTGATTTCATGTTGGTTTACAAGATGACATGGAAAGTAGAAGCAGCCTGCAGATCTTTGAGGTGTTATAGTATATGTGgtgttttgtttaattgtatttttCAAAGATTAATCAAGTCAATTGTGCAACTGGTTATTTTTTCCTTGCAGCAAACGACTGTAAAATGCCCTTCACCTGCACCTGAGCGTCCTCTAGTACAAAGGACCCAGAGGGTGTTTGAACACACGAGCTCCTCCACTCGTAGGGTTGCATCAGCCATGAAGTCTGATGGACTGGGAACAGCTAACAAACCAGGAGATGGTCATCCACCCAAGCCAAAGAACGCAAGAAAGCTGGGAGATCGGAGTGCTACGGCAAAAGGAAAGGCAGCTGATTCACCGGTTGTCAATGGCACAGGAGCTACTGGAATCAGGCGGGATGCAGCTAGTGCCAATGGCCTCGGCAGCGCCACTGGGGCTAAAGAGCAAGACAAAAAGCCAAACCCAGGTGCAAGGCCTAAAACCTCTCCCTCGAGCTGTACAAAGGCTCCAAAAAGCTCAGCAGGAAAAGCTAATAGCACAACCCAAGCTCAGCCCAGTGCATCCACATCAGGCAGCGCCTCGCCAGAGAACAGTGCCAGCAGCCCTCGCAATGACACCCACACCGTTCCAGGTTTACACTCTTTATTGACTACGTTACATTTTATCACTTTGATAGACATTGTTGTACATCACTGCAGTCATCCAGAGCCACCTCCAGGGCATGTTGCTGTGCCTGAAATATATAGCATCTGCAGAATAATTAGTTTGATGAATGCTGTGTTGTGGCCACGGAGGATTTTTGGAAGGCAAGTGCATGTCATGTATTAATGTTGATTTATCAGGAAACAACGTACATCTCTGTCCTTGAAGTCTGCTTCCATCAAACTAACAGCAGAGGTCAAagtcctctgcagctgctgcaggtagagGTGGAGCTGGTCTGTCTTTCTGCCCTACAGATACGGAAACGGCGTTCCTGTAGCCCACCCTGAAATGTGGTGGTTAAGCCCTGTGCTTAAGCTGATACACGTTATTTGGTTCATTTGTTAGTAAATTAAGGGTCGTAGAATatgctgtgttttcacagttGGACATGTAGTTTGTGTTTGGTGTTTCAGGAGTAAAGCCTAAATTCCAGGCCAAGGCAGTGAACAAGTCCCCACTGACAAAACCTCCTCAGAAACCAGACACAACAAAGACCAGCAGGTGAGTCGAGggtaaaacagcaacaacaacaataataattctAATCTAAATCTAATTTAACTTGTACAGTGTATAGCAACTTGTATGTCCCTGTATAGCAATAGCTCAACCAGGTAAAACAAGTGGGTGGGTAGAAAATGAAGAACGGATAATGATAATGACTCTCAATGGACAGATCATCAAAGTATTTTGAAAATTAGCTGATTTGCTCAGGCAAATCTatgatttagtgtttatttCAGAATAGACCAGTCAAAGGAAACATGCAGTAGAACAGAATGTAAAAGTGGGGTGAATTTATGGGTGCTGCAGCCCAGCATCtcttgtttaatttatttaggCCACATGTGGCTATCAGCAGGATAAAAGAGCTTGTGTAGAGTTTTCTGACAAGCCTCTTATCTGTCCTTCAAAGATGTTAAAAATATCCGTTTTACTATCAGCATCCAAACCTCGTTTGTCCTGGGAgcacattaatatttaataaggTCTAAGGAAAATAGCTATGTAAGATAGGCATCTAATAGCTGATAGCCTCTATAAACACAAATCGATTTCATCTGTGGCCTGGTCCCTTTGGGAGAGAAACATTTGGTACAGGTAGTGGATCATTTATGCATTATTCCAGTTCCACTGACCTTGACCACactacaaatacaaaacatgcTCTTTGGTTATTTGTTTCTAAAGGCAACTTACGTTAAAAAGCACATTCTTTACTGGGACACGAGTACTGTGCAATTTGTTGTACTGTCCTTGAAAAGAATGGGGGGCACTTTGCGTTCTCCTGCTGGTGACAAATTTATGATGTACTTTCTCTCAAGCTGTTCTTGTGAGTAGTTTTATGATGACATGGGCCAGTAGTATTAATTAAAGGGATGTTGTGTAACACATTTCTGGTCACTGTTGTTTTATGGTGTTGCCTGTTTCACTGATTACAGCCCCACCAATAAGTCCAGCGTGAGAGAAAGTGGCAAAATCAAGACAGGTGCAGTGGATAAAGTGCCTACTGGAGTGAAACCTGCATTAGCTGAAAGCAAGGGCAGAGGCACACCAGACAGCCCCGGTAAGATGTCCAAATTTCAATATCAGGGAACATCCTGTAGCAAAGCAATAATGTTCTTTTATTGTGTCTCGTTTAGTTTCCAAACATGGGTCATCTGGAAAAAAGCCAGCTTCCCCCAGAAAAGAGGACAGCAAGGATGGTCTAAGAACCTCAGCACCAAACAAAACAGGCAATGAAGTTTCCAAAAAGATCACCAAACCTGTTTCAGCAAGTGCCACTTCAACTAAATCCACTGCTAAACTGACAAAAGCTTCTTTAGCTCCTTCTAAGCAGTCCTCAGTAGTAACTGCCAAGACTGGACCAAAGCCAAAAAGTTCTTCTGAGTTATCTGCAGAGAAATCCATACCAAAATCTGGGGCAACCTGtaaaacatcagctgcagctgcctccaagAGGTCAGGAACTAAAGGAAAAGAGGTAGTGAATGATAAAATTTCAGAGAGTAAAGCGGAGCTCGTTACAACTGAAAACAAGGAAGTGGTGAAAGGGCAAAAAGATAATACAGAGGTGGTGGTCACTGACCAGGCTTTAACAAAGGATTTAGGTGGGTTTCAGACAGAATCAGTCTCTAAGCAGAGTCTCCAGAAAATTGAAACACTTTCAGAAAACACACCGTGTAACAGTGTCGCACCAGCAGCTGACCACAACCGTCACACTGAAGGGAGTCAGTCAAAACACTCTCCAAGTGGAGTAATCTCTGCTTATACCACTGCTCACCAGATCAGCGCAACAAATTCCCAGAGAGACCCCGAACGCCCCGTTGACACGCCCTGCAGCATGGGAAGCACTGACACGCCCATAGAGGACTCGTGGAGCAGCATCCACCACCAGATCAGCCCAGAGTCGGAGACGggcagcacacacaccacttcCTCTGATGACATCAAGCCCCGCTCAGAGGACTACGACGCCGGAGGCTCTCAGGACGACGACGGCTCTAACGACCGAGGTGTTTCCAAGTGCGGCACTATGCGCTGTCATGACTTCCTAGGTCGTAGTAGTAGTGATACAAGCACCCCAGAAGAGTTAAAGATGTACGAAGGTGGGGCTGGTTTGAGAGTGGAGGTGCGGCTGCgcgggagagaagcagagaCCACCAGCGAAGAAGAGGGACAACGGCGACGTCCTCGCTCTTGGTTGCAAAAAAATGAGCTCCCTGTCGAGGAGGACCACTCGGAAGTTGAGGccacagttactgtaaaaaGCATCCCTGACCACCAGCTcttctcctcagaggaggaagatgatgacgaAGATGAGACAGAGGATGAAAAGTCAGAGGTTGAGGTTATTCCAAGCCatgctccaccaccaccaactGAGCCCTCACCTCATTTCCAGGGGATTGTCAACCTAGCTTTTGATGACGATGGCGTGGACCAAGAGAATGAGCAGCCTGATTACCAGTCGACTTCTAACTTCCGTCGCTCAGTGTTGCTCTCTGTGGACGAGTGCGAGGAGTTGGGCTCAGAGGAGGGTAGCGTTCAGACCCCACCTCAGCATCCCAGCAATCCCGTCATCACTCCTTGCGATGTGTTTGAGGCAGACTCTACAGCTCCTCGTGCCAGCTGTTACCCTTCCAGTGAACATCTGAACCACCTGCCGTGCCATCCTAAAATGACAAGTACGAAGCACAACTTAAACGCTGAGGAACAAGAAGATAAATCCTCCATATTCCTTACTGAGCTCCAGGATCCCATGCAGGAAGAGAGTAATCACATCCAGGCCGATGGAGGCAAGTCCAACATTCCTTCTCCTGAGCCCGACACTAGAGACCTGCCCCACCAGGAGCGCCCGTGCCACCTTGATCTGCGGCACACTGAGCAATACAACGGAGGGTCGCGCAAACATCACACCAATCCCTCTGAAAACAAGAAGGCTGATTTACATCTAGACTTAAATGAGCCTCAGCTGACAGGGAACTCTCCTGTACATGCTGCACAATCTCCAGCAGGTAATGTataacctacagtatagaaTCCTTCCTAGACCCTGAACCCAAACCTATGTTCTACCCCAGAACCCTGTTAGTGAAGTTCCAGTCTACTTCTACTGGGTTCATCTGTTCACATTATTCACCTCACAGCACACGTGCCCAACATGTACCTTAGTCCTTCTTCAGAAAAATGCGCATCGTCAGCAGTTAGTAACTAGTTAGATTTACAAGTTCATATTCGAATCAGTAGCTTTGACCTGACAGGTAAATGCTTGCTCTCACCTCAACCTGTAGAATGTGTAGCTATTGTAATTTTGAAAAGTATGCATTCAAAGACAGCCTCGTTTAAACAGCTCAACGGCTACAACTCAACTACCTTTAGTCAGAGGCAAGTAGGCCTGAACTGATCATTGAATTGTATTTGGCAAACATAATTTGCCTGTGACATGGTTCTACCAAATGCACTTTTATGTACAGAAAAATAagatttttcttattatttttgtcattttcattttatgcaGTGACAAGGTCTTTGGTCTTTTTGAGCCATAGATAGTTTGACAAAATATAAGGTACTACATATGGCATTTTACAAAATATCACTGGCAAATTAATTGCAATTTGTTggtataattattattacagacaGACCATTGTTGACACCCCTTTGTTTCATGTCACTGATGACAGTATTGATGAAGCTAGTGTTTCTTATAATGGACATATCTCTTCTTTGTTGTAAAAATGTTTATAAtatagttatattttctttttatttttgaaggAGAAATTTGTTTTTCTAAGAAAATCAAGCTTCTAGCTGCGTAAGATTTTCTTTTCTGGTGCCACAAGCCTGGATGGTACAAGGTTTGCTTGGCTTTTCAGCAGTGGTCTTTCTGTTCACGGTAACTACACTAACATCTCTAAATTAATTTGACAAAGGTTTGCTTGTTAAAATGCTGTAGGCAGCACCTTTTTAAGGGTTGTGttcaggtaaataaataaaaaaaaacataatttactgtatgtttgtacaAAAAAATAAGACGCTAAACTGCCACAGCTTCTGAGAATAATGCATCACAGGTTACTGGGAAGCATTTCTCTTGCACCTTCTTGCTCTCTTTCCCGTTTCTGGATTTATTtaagattttttgttttgtgttgtatgttttttattgcactgCACATCTGCATGCTACCATATGATTTGATTTATGTCCCTATACCATTCATTATTTaagtgtattttcttttgttgtacCTTTTGTCCATGGCCCTGTACACTTATGTCTGATACAGAGAGTAGATGTCCACTTAAGACAACgtatgttgtctgtgttttctaaGGTCTTTTGTTGAGTGAGTTTGTGTAATGTCAGTAGCTCCTCTGTAAAATATGGGATGTGTCTCTAGAGCAGCTGTCATGGTTCTGCCATGTCTCTCTTTTTTCACACaatcaggaaaaaaaatctgctgcACTATAGCTGAGGCTCAATCTCAGTGCAAACATGTTAATTGTTCTGTTTTCAGCATCTAACAGTGACCAGCTACTTTGTTGCTATTTTGAAGTTGTTAAAAATAGAACACATAAAGAATGTCAAAAGTACCTGGTGGTGTGCCATCCTGTGTGACTACTAAGTAAAACACTGTTGCTTGCATTTGTACTTTAGTCTGTTCATTAGGTCCCCCTGTTGAAATACCTGCACGTAAATCTCAACACATCACTGCATCTCACTGATAAATGCAAAGTCGACTGGTGCTGGCGATGTATGGTTCATTTTCTTTGAACAGGTGGACAAAGAGACGCATTCAGACTGCAGTCCTCTGTGCATTACCTTTAAGGCAACTGTTCACTGACATTCAAATCTAATGGTCAAACTGTGACATTTAACATGGTGTGGTGCTTTAATCGGATAACTGTCCTAATAATTATCCATAATGTGACCAGTTCATTACTTTCCTCTCTTGGCATCATTATGGGATATAATTAAAAAGACACAGTTGCATTAAGGGTAaccctacagtacagtagtgtgttttattgtagcAGACAGTGGCTAGTCTCTGAAGTGAAGAAATCTGTGTTCAAGTGAATCAGTTTGTCATTCTGCAGTATTGTCAATTGTTTTTAGGGGACAATGGTTGTGACAGATTGGATCAAACCTGCAAACATGATCGACGACCATCCAAAGCCCTCTCTCCCATTTACGAGACGGATGTTGGAGAAGCCTTTGAGCACTGCTTGGACAAGGACAGGAATGTTAAAcgacaggcagaggaggacaaaCAATTAAAGGAGGATGACAAAAGCAGTGAGTTTGCAGAGCGGGACTGGAGCCTGCTCAGGCAGCTCCTCTCAGATCATGAGTCCAATCTGGGAGTCATAAACCCTGTGCCTGAGGAGCTCAACTTGGCTCAGTACCTTATCAAGCAGACAATCTCCTTGTCACGTGACTGCCTGGACTCGCAGGCCTTCCTGTCCCCAGAGAAAGAGACCTTCAAGCGTTGGGCAGAACTAATCTCGCCCATGGAGGACTCCTCCACCAGCATCACTGTGACAAGCTTCTCCCCCGAAGATGCTGCATCTCCACAGGGGGAGTGGACCATTGTGGAGCTGGAAACTCATCATTGATTGCACAGGAGTGTCCCTTGAACAATTGATGCCATCTCTTTTAATACCGTTACATCAACTTAGTCttaaatttataatttaaagTTTGTACCTGTCTCTTTTTCTGGACTCTGGCACCTTGGACTGTGCAGCTGCTTATTTGCATTCCCCATAATGCCCTTGGTGGATTGTTTATTACTGGGCTGTTAATGCATGTTGTTATTTTTGTATGTTTGATTGTTGTTGCTTTAAAAGCTTTAGAAAAATATTAGAGAAAAAATAGTTGCGCTAAATTTCTTAAAGGAAATATATAATTAGCCTACTGGCTTGCATTTGGTGTCCTAAAAATAAAGGTTTgtctttatgaaaaaaaaatgtcctcATTCTGTCatactttttttattattttattagtttattaCAATGGCTTATTAAACCATTATACATAATTATATGGTTAAATAATGTTTGTAACCTGATTTAATTGCAGTTTAGAAGCCTTTAATTCTAACGGCACAACTTACTACTTTTGATGTTTTTCATCTACGTGCTTTAACAAGTTACCACAGACACCACAGCGACCCCTCGGGGCATTATGGCGAAAGTAGCGTTGTGTTCAGGTTCAACAAGCTAACAGCTAACGTTAGTCAGTTTGGTGGAGGTGCTAGATATCAGGTAATCCTTTTTTTGCTCTTGCAGCGAGCGGTTGGTACATGTAATGTAATGGCAGCACACAAAGAAACGACCCCTGGGTGGAAAACAACCATTATAATCAGCACATCGCTCCAGGTGCGGGTTAAATCTTCAACCCACGAACATAGTTATCAGCATGTTAGCTTAGTTAAGTTTACTAGGCTAAAAGCTTAATACATACACGTAAGAGAGTGACCTTTTTATTATATTGATATGatatttttaacacatttaacatgCATTCATGATGATCTCCCtataacaaatatatatttatcttTTACTTTTTGGACTAAGTAGAACCATGATACGAACAGGATCCTCCACGCTCAACAGCATAGAATCAGATTTTCAGGCTGTGTTGAGTCTGGATCCTTCATTTTTCCTCTATCAGGTAAATAGACAACAATGAAATGGAGGGTTAGTTCTGTATTACGTTTTAACTCACTTAAAATATAAATTCAGTTTGTAATGTGCTGTAGGTAGTCGTATACTCTATATATGTTGCAATCATAGATGATCTTAATGATCTTAACTGCTCCCTTTTGGCCTTTTTTTGCCAGGTACTGCATTTTTGTTGGTTGACCCTCAAGACCTTCCAGAGCCATTTGAGGAATCGGGACTCATTCAGAGGATAAACACGTTTGTGCAAGTACACCGGAACAGCTTTGTACTTCTATATGCCCTCTTTAATGGAAAGAAGGAACTGGACATTTTGTCAGCAATTCAACACAGGTAGCAACAGTATAACACACGTCAAAGGGCTGTCACTCAAAAGATGATGGTTTGTTTATAAGATTTGTCATTCTTCAATCCATACATCTAAATCTACTTTAATATCTCAGATTCATTAGCAGCAGTCTCAGGATCCTGCCTGTGCGAAACAATGCAGAGCTTGTGAAAGCAATGTTGACAATTGCCAAGGTAAGGAAAAAACAGTATACACGTATTATTCAATTATTCCAGAGATCAGATTTTGCTACTGGTACTGTAATCCT from Betta splendens chromosome 4, fBetSpl5.4, whole genome shotgun sequence includes:
- the btbd8 gene encoding BTB/POZ domain-containing protein 8 isoform X2; its protein translation is MITTEAAKDFHTKHRKYKEQLKRCLSSALSADLSRLLQEELEADVSLCAGSGFLRAHRSVLLARAPHLLQGQLHKDPTTIHVPGYELSGLKDLLRRVYTAEQSLRSGVIISGVEGSVPESALTVPDPADLPSCTDSGAVVLEPASGLGADLLDLYQRGEQCDITIQVGEQVFSCHRAVLCARSEYFRAMLSGSWMESSRQCITLQGLGPDEMDILLQFMYGAILDLPPGANASQVVLAADMLGMEGLKDVVELVLTRDYCRFFPKPFDGVQRTVLECLSLTHALGLQNLHLLCKRWVAEHYVKTWCERNFSLLRPELQRACFTAVTDNMTVQNAVTMLCGTEQLIGSLPEVKWAQQVKSLATELQEECLHVIVQHLSKVTRTQAFTDLRRREEFTREPTLLRKLCSAIREGVTVDNCCELFTAVNYLCGDDMKDNTHLEEGQKQEEPFRHEICTLRCRLWTFLLQTFYAVRHTEGWETLSPKHREKILADAIDKGDNRRLGKKPVFTSSQQTTVKCPSPAPERPLVQRTQRVFEHTSSSTRRVASAMKSDGLGTANKPGDGHPPKPKNARKLGDRSATAKGKAADSPVVNGTGATGIRRDAASANGLGSATGAKEQDKKPNPGARPKTSPSSCTKAPKSSAGKANSTTQAQPSASTSGSASPENSASSPRNDTHTVPGVKPKFQAKAVNKSPLTKPPQKPDTTKTSSPTNKSSVRESGKIKTGAVDKVPTGVKPALAESKGRGTPDSPVSKHGSSGKKPASPRKEDSKDGLRTSAPNKTGNEVSKKITKPVSASATSTKSTAKLTKASLAPSKQSSVVTAKTGPKPKSSSELSAEKSIPKSGATCKTSAAAASKRSGTKGKEVVNDKISESKAELVTTENKEVVKGQKDNTEVVVTDQALTKDLGGFQTESVSKQSLQKIETLSENTPCNSVAPAADHNRHTEGSQSKHSPSGVISAYTTAHQISATNSQRDPERPVDTPCSMGSTDTPIEDSWSSIHHQISPESETGSTHTTSSDDIKPRSEDYDAGGSQDDDGSNDRGVSKCGTMRCHDFLGRSSSDTSTPEELKMYEGGAGLRVEVRLRGREAETTSEEEGQRRRPRSWLQKNELPVEEDHSEVEATVTVKSIPDHQLFSSEEEDDDEDETEDEKSEVEVIPSHAPPPPTEPSPHFQGIVNLAFDDDGVDQENEQPDYQSTSNFRRSVLLSVDECEELGSEEGSVQTPPQHPSNPVITPCDVFEADSTAPRASCYPSSEHLNHLPCHPKMTSTKHNLNAEEQEDKSSIFLTELQDPMQEESNHIQADGGKSNIPSPEPDTRDLPHQERPCHLDLRHTEQYNGGSRKHHTNPSENKKADLHLDLNEPQLTGNSPVHAAQSPAGDNGCDRLDQTCKHDRRPSKALSPIYETDVGEAFEHCLDKDRNVKRQAEEDKQLKEDDKSSEFAERDWSLLRQLLSDHESNLGVINPVPEELNLAQYLIKQTISLSRDCLDSQAFLSPEKETFKRWAELISPMEDSSTSITVTSFSPEDAASPQGEWTIVELETHH